A stretch of DNA from Candidatus Aegiribacteria sp.:
TTCATGCTTAAAACAAATCAGATTACTTCAGCAAAGCTGAAGATATGCAATTCGGAATCCTCAGTCAGCCACCGATATTTTAATCATCACATCACCCTGACGGATTGTGTCCACGACATCCTGACCCGCTGTAACCTTCCCGAATACTGTATGCTTTCCGTTAAGATGAGGCTGGGGCGCATGTGTGATGAAGAACTGGCTGCCATTTGTGCCGGGGCCGGCGTTCGCCATGGACAGTGAGCCGGTTTCATGCTTGAGCGGATTTCCGTCGAATTCATCCTCGAAGTTGTAACCTGGCCCTCCTCGGCCCGTTCCTGTGGGATCGCCACCCTGTATCATGAAATTCGGTATAACCC
This window harbors:
- a CDS encoding peptidylprolyl isomerase, whose amino-acid sequence is MAAQYSTPPEMKIDTDRTYLLTIETDRGAIELELFPEYAPKTVNNFISLAKDGYYDGITFHRVIPNFMIQGGDPTGTGRGGPGYNFEDEFDGNPLKHETGSLSMANAGPGTNGSQFFITHAPQPHLNGKHTVFGKVTAGQDVVDTIRQGDVMIKISVAD